The proteins below are encoded in one region of Drosophila santomea strain STO CAGO 1482 chromosome 3R, Prin_Dsan_1.1, whole genome shotgun sequence:
- the LOC120453077 gene encoding eukaryotic translation initiation factor 3 subunit F-1 translates to MSALNLTVRVHPVVLFQVVDAFERRNADSHRVIGTLLGSVDKGVVEVTNCFCVPHKEHDDQVEAELSYALDMYDLNRKVNSNESVVGWWATGNDVTNHSSVIHEYYARECNNPVHLTVDTSLQGGRMGLRAYVCIQLGVPGGKSGCMFTPIPVELTSYEPETFGLKLLQKTVGVSPAHRPKTVPPMLDLAQISEASTKLQSLLDLILKYVDDVIAHKVTPDNAVGRQLLDLIHSVPHMTHEQFTQMFNANVRNLLLVITLSQLIKTQLQLNEKLTFLPAA, encoded by the coding sequence ATGTCGGCCCTCAATCTGACCGTGCGCGTGCACCCGGTGGTGCTCTTCCAGGTGGTGGACGCCTTCGAGCGGCGGAACGCGGACTCGCACCGTGTCATCGGCACGCTGCTCGGTTCTGTGGACAAAGGTGTGGTGGAGGTTACCAACTGTTTTTGTGTGCCGCACAAGGAACACGACGATCAGGTGGAGGCAGAACTGAGCTACGCCTTGGACATGTACGACCTCAACCGCAAGGTGAACTCCAACGAGAGCGTGGTGGGCTGGTGGGCAACCGGTAACGACGTGACCAACCACAGCTCGGTAATCCACGAGTACTACGCCCGCGAATGCAACAACCCGGTACATCTCACCGTGGACACCTCGCTCCAGGGCGGAAGGATGGGCCTGCGCGCCTACGTCTGCATTCAACTGGGAGTGCCCGGCGGCAAGAGCGGCTGCATGTTTACGCCCATTCCTGTCGAGCTGACCAGCTACGAGCCGGAGACATTTGGACTCAAGCTGCTCCAGAAGACCGTCGGCGTTTCGCCCGCCCACCGTCCCAAGACCGTGCCGCCTATGCTAGACCTGGCTCAAATCTCGGAGGCCTCCACAAAACTTCAGTCCCTGCTGGACCTCATTCTCAAGTACGTTGACGACGTGATCGCCCACAAGGTGACGCCCGACAACGCCGTCGGCCGACAGTTGTTAGACCTTATCCACTCCGTGCCGCATATGACCCACGAGCAGTTCACCCAAATGTTCAACGCCAACGTGCGCAATCTCCTGCTGGTCATCACGCTTTCCCAGCTCATCAAAACTCAGCTGCAGCTCAACGAAAAGCTCACCTTCCTGCCCGCCGCCTAG
- the LOC120454370 gene encoding neprilysin-2 isoform X2, protein MQTVIQNPNWWRRRNKLERGLLVALGIMFAVIATGFGLWISDALRTSSLPPNPQATALHGDSTTINKVPTVTASKDKAGASGDVCLTQECIHTASTVLRKMKPEVEPCDNFYEFACGTYLEEENIPDDKVSISTFSVISDKLQEQLKDIITAERPKTEPKHFRLPNLLYRACMNKTLIETLGPEPIARMAEKLGGWPLIKGESWNADDSWTWQEQVKKFRTAGFSMDYIIDFSIGVDLQNSTKRLIDLDQSSLALSREYLVKGFNETLVTAYYEYMVDIAVLFGANKDLAKTELLSSLEFEIALANISWPNEKRRNSSELYNLRTTAQLQAAYPYVQWVDYMNALLPEGLNVAEDEMINLSVPSFFEDLGKLLARTPKRVIANYMFWRIHGFSVGFLSEEFRKRQLEYATALSGRQEQEARWKECVDIATSSLGISVGSLYVGKHFHKDSKANALEMVNEIRNVFNDILDEVNWMDSKTKEEAKLKLHSMATHIGYPDEMLDNEKLAAYYAKLDIDPDKYFESFLGMNIFGTDYSFNKLRLPVNKTDWVRHARPAIVNAFYSSLENSIQFPAGILQGHFFNAQRPKYMNFGAIGYVIGHEITHGFDDQGRQFDVKGNLRDWWHPDTQKAYLAKAKCIIEQYGNYTETATGLNLNGINTQGENIADNGGVKESYIAYRRWAEKHGPEAKLPGLDYTPEQMFWVAAGQTWCAKYRKESLKMRITTGVHSPSEFRVLGSLSNMKDFAKDFQCPEGSPMNPVQKCEVW, encoded by the exons ATGCAGACGGTTATCCA GAACCCCAACTGGTGGCGTCGTCGCAACAAGTTGGAAAGAGGTCTGCTGGTCGCGCTCGGCATCATGTTCGCAGTGATTGCCACCGGGTTCGGGCTCTGGATTAGTGATGCTCTGAGGACGAGCAGTCTTCCGCCGAATCCCCAGGCCACTGCCCTCCACGGTGACAGCACCACTATAAACAAGGTGCCTACGGTCACCGCCTCAAAGGACAAGGCGGGCGCCTCTGGCGACGTGTGTCTCACCCAGGAGTGCATCCACACGGCTTCCACCGTTTTGCGTAAGATGAAGCCGGAGGTGGAGCCGTGCGACAACTTCTACGAGTTCGCCTGCGGCACATACCTCGAGGAGGAGAACATCCCCGACGACAAGGTCTCCATCAGCACCTTCTCCGTGATCTCTGACAAACTGCAGGAGCAGTTGAAGGACATCATCACCGCGGAGCGTCCGAAAACGGAGCCGAAGCACTTCCGACTGCCCAACCTGCTTTACAGGGCCTGCATGAACAAAA CTCTAATCGAGACGCTGGGCCCTGAGCCCATAGCTCGAATGGCCGAGAAGCTGGGCGGCTGGCCGCTAATCAAGGGAGAATCTTGGAACGCGGACGACAGCTGGACCTGGCAGGAACAGGTCAAGAAGTTCCGCACCGCCGGATTCAGCATGGACTACATCATCGACTTTTCGATAGGAGTGGATTTGCAGAACAGCACTAAGCGGCTTATAGAT CTGGACCAGTCTTCTCTGGCCTTGAGTCGCGAGTACCTCGTGAAGGGATTCAATGAGACCCTGGTGACGGCCTACTACGAGTATATGGTAGACATCGCGGTCCTTTTCGGGGCCAATAAGGATTTGGCCAAGACGGAGTTGCTGAGTTCGTTGGAGTTCGAGATCGCCCTTGCCAAT ATCTCCTGGCCCAACGAGAAGCGTCGCAACTCCTCTGAGCTGTACAATCTAAGGACCACCGCGCAGCTTCAGGCCGCATACCCCTACGTGCAGTGGGTGGACTACATGAACGCCCTGCTGCCGGAGGGGCTGAACGTGGCTGAAGACGAGATGATCAACCTGTCGGTGCCCAGCTTCTTCGAGGACCTTGGCAAGCTGCTGGCCAGGACGCCAAAGCGCGTCATCGCCAACTATATGTTCTGGCGCATCCACGGCTTCTCTGTGGGATTTCTGAGTGAGGAGTTCCGCAAGCGGCAGCTGGAGTACGCCACTGCCCTGTCCGGGCGCCAGGAACAGGAGGCTAGATGGAAGGAGTGCGTCGACATCGCCACGAGCAG TCTCGGCATTTCCGTGGGATCGCTTTATGTGGGCAAGCACTTCCACAAGGACTCCAAGGCCAACGCCCTGGAGATGGTCAACGAAATCCGCAACGTGTTCAACGACATCCTCGACGAGGTCAATTGGATGGACTCCAAGACAAAGGAGGAGGCGAAGCTAAAGCTGCACAGCATGGCCACCCACATCGGTTATCCGGACGAGATGCTTGACAACGAGAAGCTGGCCGCCTACTACGCCAAGCTCGACATCGATCCCGACAAGTACTTCGAGTCGTTCCTGGGCATGAACATATTCGGCACAGATTACTCCTTCAACAAGCTCCGTTTACCGGTCAACAAGACGGACTGGGTTCGCCACGCCCGCCCGGCGATTGTGAACGCATTCTACTCCTCCTTGGAGAACAGTATTC aattcCCGGCCGGAATCCTGCAGGGACACTTCTTCAACGCCCAACGTCCAAAGTACATGAACTTTGGCGCAATTGGTTACGTCATTGGTCACGAGATCACCCACGGTTTCGACGACCAGGGTCGCCAGTTCGACGTGAAGGGCAACCTACGGGACTGGTGGCACCCGGACACCCAGAAGGCCTATCTGGCCAAGGCGAAGTGCATCATCGAGCAGTACGGCAACTACACCGAAACGGCCACGGGACTGAAC CTGAATGGCATCAACACCCAGGGGGAGAATATCGCCGACAATGGTGGCGTCAAGGAGTCGTACATTGCCTACCGCAGATGGGCTGAGAAGCACGGACCGGAGGCAAAGCTGCCCGGATTGGACTACACCCCGGAGCAGATGTTTTGGGTGGCAGCCGGACAGACTTGGTGCGCTAAATACCGCAAAG AATCTCTCAAGATGCGTATTACTACCGGAGTGCATTCGCCATCCGAGTTCCGGGTCCTTGGGTCACTCAGCAACATGAAGGACTTCGCCAAGGACTTCCAGTGTCCGGAGGGCTCACCCATGAATCCGGTCCAAAAGTGCGAAGTTTGGTAG
- the LOC120454370 gene encoding neprilysin-2 isoform X1 codes for MQTVIQNPNWWRRRNKLERGLLVALGIMFAVIATGFGLWISDALRTSSLPPNPQATALHGDSTTINKVPTVTASKDKAGASGDVCLTQECIHTASTVLRKMKPEVEPCDNFYEFACGTYLEEENIPDDKVSISTFSVISDKLQEQLKDIITAERPKTEPKHFRLPNLLYRACMNKTLIETLGPEPIARMAEKLGGWPLIKGESWNADDSWTWQEQVKKFRTAGFSMDYIIDFSIGVDLQNSTKRLIDLDQSSLALSREYLVKGFNETLVTAYYEYMVDIAVLFGANKDLAKTELLSSLEFEIALANISWPNEKRRNSSELYNLRTTAQLQAAYPYVQWVDYMNALLPEGLNVAEDEMINLSVPSFFEDLGKLLARTPKRVIANYMFWRIHGFSVGFLSEEFRKRQLEYATALSGRQEQEARWKECVDIATSSMDEICEEDFYSLGISVGSLYVGKHFHKDSKANALEMVNEIRNVFNDILDEVNWMDSKTKEEAKLKLHSMATHIGYPDEMLDNEKLAAYYAKLDIDPDKYFESFLGMNIFGTDYSFNKLRLPVNKTDWVRHARPAIVNAFYSSLENSIQFPAGILQGHFFNAQRPKYMNFGAIGYVIGHEITHGFDDQGRQFDVKGNLRDWWHPDTQKAYLAKAKCIIEQYGNYTETATGLNLNGINTQGENIADNGGVKESYIAYRRWAEKHGPEAKLPGLDYTPEQMFWVAAGQTWCAKYRKESLKMRITTGVHSPSEFRVLGSLSNMKDFAKDFQCPEGSPMNPVQKCEVW; via the exons ATGCAGACGGTTATCCA GAACCCCAACTGGTGGCGTCGTCGCAACAAGTTGGAAAGAGGTCTGCTGGTCGCGCTCGGCATCATGTTCGCAGTGATTGCCACCGGGTTCGGGCTCTGGATTAGTGATGCTCTGAGGACGAGCAGTCTTCCGCCGAATCCCCAGGCCACTGCCCTCCACGGTGACAGCACCACTATAAACAAGGTGCCTACGGTCACCGCCTCAAAGGACAAGGCGGGCGCCTCTGGCGACGTGTGTCTCACCCAGGAGTGCATCCACACGGCTTCCACCGTTTTGCGTAAGATGAAGCCGGAGGTGGAGCCGTGCGACAACTTCTACGAGTTCGCCTGCGGCACATACCTCGAGGAGGAGAACATCCCCGACGACAAGGTCTCCATCAGCACCTTCTCCGTGATCTCTGACAAACTGCAGGAGCAGTTGAAGGACATCATCACCGCGGAGCGTCCGAAAACGGAGCCGAAGCACTTCCGACTGCCCAACCTGCTTTACAGGGCCTGCATGAACAAAA CTCTAATCGAGACGCTGGGCCCTGAGCCCATAGCTCGAATGGCCGAGAAGCTGGGCGGCTGGCCGCTAATCAAGGGAGAATCTTGGAACGCGGACGACAGCTGGACCTGGCAGGAACAGGTCAAGAAGTTCCGCACCGCCGGATTCAGCATGGACTACATCATCGACTTTTCGATAGGAGTGGATTTGCAGAACAGCACTAAGCGGCTTATAGAT CTGGACCAGTCTTCTCTGGCCTTGAGTCGCGAGTACCTCGTGAAGGGATTCAATGAGACCCTGGTGACGGCCTACTACGAGTATATGGTAGACATCGCGGTCCTTTTCGGGGCCAATAAGGATTTGGCCAAGACGGAGTTGCTGAGTTCGTTGGAGTTCGAGATCGCCCTTGCCAAT ATCTCCTGGCCCAACGAGAAGCGTCGCAACTCCTCTGAGCTGTACAATCTAAGGACCACCGCGCAGCTTCAGGCCGCATACCCCTACGTGCAGTGGGTGGACTACATGAACGCCCTGCTGCCGGAGGGGCTGAACGTGGCTGAAGACGAGATGATCAACCTGTCGGTGCCCAGCTTCTTCGAGGACCTTGGCAAGCTGCTGGCCAGGACGCCAAAGCGCGTCATCGCCAACTATATGTTCTGGCGCATCCACGGCTTCTCTGTGGGATTTCTGAGTGAGGAGTTCCGCAAGCGGCAGCTGGAGTACGCCACTGCCCTGTCCGGGCGCCAGGAACAGGAGGCTAGATGGAAGGAGTGCGTCGACATCGCCACGAGCAG CATGGATGAAATATGCGAAGAAGATTTCTATAG TCTCGGCATTTCCGTGGGATCGCTTTATGTGGGCAAGCACTTCCACAAGGACTCCAAGGCCAACGCCCTGGAGATGGTCAACGAAATCCGCAACGTGTTCAACGACATCCTCGACGAGGTCAATTGGATGGACTCCAAGACAAAGGAGGAGGCGAAGCTAAAGCTGCACAGCATGGCCACCCACATCGGTTATCCGGACGAGATGCTTGACAACGAGAAGCTGGCCGCCTACTACGCCAAGCTCGACATCGATCCCGACAAGTACTTCGAGTCGTTCCTGGGCATGAACATATTCGGCACAGATTACTCCTTCAACAAGCTCCGTTTACCGGTCAACAAGACGGACTGGGTTCGCCACGCCCGCCCGGCGATTGTGAACGCATTCTACTCCTCCTTGGAGAACAGTATTC aattcCCGGCCGGAATCCTGCAGGGACACTTCTTCAACGCCCAACGTCCAAAGTACATGAACTTTGGCGCAATTGGTTACGTCATTGGTCACGAGATCACCCACGGTTTCGACGACCAGGGTCGCCAGTTCGACGTGAAGGGCAACCTACGGGACTGGTGGCACCCGGACACCCAGAAGGCCTATCTGGCCAAGGCGAAGTGCATCATCGAGCAGTACGGCAACTACACCGAAACGGCCACGGGACTGAAC CTGAATGGCATCAACACCCAGGGGGAGAATATCGCCGACAATGGTGGCGTCAAGGAGTCGTACATTGCCTACCGCAGATGGGCTGAGAAGCACGGACCGGAGGCAAAGCTGCCCGGATTGGACTACACCCCGGAGCAGATGTTTTGGGTGGCAGCCGGACAGACTTGGTGCGCTAAATACCGCAAAG AATCTCTCAAGATGCGTATTACTACCGGAGTGCATTCGCCATCCGAGTTCCGGGTCCTTGGGTCACTCAGCAACATGAAGGACTTCGCCAAGGACTTCCAGTGTCCGGAGGGCTCACCCATGAATCCGGTCCAAAAGTGCGAAGTTTGGTAG